The Salminus brasiliensis chromosome 3, fSalBra1.hap2, whole genome shotgun sequence genome contains a region encoding:
- the LOC140551069 gene encoding dendritic cell-specific transmembrane protein-like — MGDGFKQKLVQTWTTVVMLYTTGQRDGWKHTLLHSFTCLFMSLVISSLLFLTLHAVTTDLQLASLVATGCVLFLTIALFLSERVRCFILLLIISCSMKQSRNVLLITGTGLVTCLSIQNTYRNLRKVSQSIECNLKKKKDLLEIMPIMNYIKMIKRVKEQLKTFSNMHIVKFKADLNIWSTLDSDELREKLQRAETELRNKADRAEAVFDLVMSVFKKVAPVLGIILLVGFTTYFLRKYMHDNRYKNIYITSKFEEYDERQKAKGKPHVLPLTKKEASQYISIPSAKPKLRECLPAALFFLPVGSSITWWFIVIGLDWLLCWIISVINEQLMDVKPFYVPLKINVNEKMNLFSFNMGEKSKSTDFSYSVNVSESECVPEPTLLLSQSVVPLSVIIGVLLILGLLTSKMLQVKLLATEQFFAKNTEKRVKYLHTKILSKRSLQKNFTAPDLKKDRQALEGSTVVVVGLPTLIMYMDDMAWTNAGDQDQQ; from the exons ATGGGTGATGGTTTTAAACAGAAGCTAGTCCAGACCTGGACCACAGTGGTCATGCTCTACACCACTGGACAGAGGGATGGATGGAAACACACCCTCCTCCACTCTTTCACCTGCCTCTTCATGAGCCTGGTCATCAGctcccttctcttcctcactctaCACGCTGTGACAACTGACCTGCAGTTGGCTAGCCTGGTTGCCACTGGCTGTGTCTTGTTCTTGACCATAGCTCTTTTCCTCTCCGAACGTGTCCGCTGCTTCATCCTCCTTCTCATCATCTCCTGCTCCATGAAGCAAAGCAGGAATGTCCTCCTGATAACGGGAACTGGCCTGGTTACGTGCCTAAGCATCCAGAACACGTACAGAAACCTTCGCAAAGTCTCTCAGAGCatag AGTGCAacctgaagaagaagaaagatcTGCTGGAAATCATGCCCATCATGAACTACATAAAAATGATCAAGCGGGTGAAAGAGCAGTTGAAGACATTCTCAAATATGCACATTGTTAAGTTTAAGGCTGACCTGAACATCTGGAGCACACTGGACTCTGATGAGCTGAGGGAGAAACTGCAGAGGGCTGAAACGGAGCTGAGGAACAaagcagacagagcagaggcTGTATTTGACTTGGTGATGTCTGTGTTTAAGAAGGTTGCTCCAGTATTGGGGATCATCCTGCTGGTGGGTTTCACTACATATTTCCTCAGGAAATACATGCATGACAACAGATACAAGAACATCTACATCACCAGCAAATTTGAGGAGTATGACGAACGCCAGAAGGCCAAGGGGAAGCCTCATGTTCTCCCGCTGACCAAGAAGGAAGCGAGCCAATACATCTCCATCCCCAGCGCTAAGCCGAAGCTAAGGGAATGTTTGCCTGCCGCACTTTTCTTCCTTCCTGTTGGCTCCTCCATCACCTGGTGGTTCATCGTCATAGGGCTTGATTGGCTACTCTGCTGGATCATTTCAGTCATAAATGAGCAACTGATGGATGTTAAGCCTTTCTACGTTCCTCTTAAAATAAATGTCAAC GAAAAGATGAATCTCTTCTCCTTCAACATGGGTGAAAAAAGTAAGAGCACAGACTTCTCCTACTCTGTCAATGTGTctgagagtgagtgtgttcCTGAGCCCACTCTGCTGCTCTCCCAGTCTGTGGTTCCTCTCTCAGTGATCATCGGTGTTCTGCTGATCCTTGGCCTGCTGACCTCTAAAATGCTGCAGGTCAAGCTGCTGGCTACTGAGCAATTCTTTGCTAAAAACACAGAGAAGAGGGTGAAATACCTGCACACCAAAATCCTGAGCAAACGATCACTTCAAAAGAACTTCACAGCACCGGATCTGAAGAAAGAC AGACAGGCTCTAGAAGGCTCTACAGTTGTGGTGGTAGGTTTACCTACACTCATCATGTATATGGATGACATG GCCTGGACCAACGCCGGTGACCAGGACCAACAATGA
- the rims2b gene encoding regulating synaptic membrane exocytosis protein 4 isoform X8, with the protein MGRQGQDGSAAPPGMRMQRSQSKLSLSASFEALAVYFPCMNSFDEASGEEGKKKKPVRLAIQRSVETGLAIEMKSRMTRQPSREVAEEGEKPKPGNLIFPGVKISTDSQFTEFLDGLGPAQLAGRQTLATPPMGDIQIGMVHRKERLDVEVIRARGLVGKPGNKQTPAPYVKVYLLDNGKCINKKKTRLARKTLDPLYQQQLQFEENPEGKVLQIIVWGDYGRMDHKSFMGAAQILLDDLELTNMVIGWYKLFPPTSLVDPTLAPLSSKPPEGAVESSKVRS; encoded by the exons ATGGGTAGGCAGGGTCAGGATGGCAGTGCAGCACCCCCTGGCATGCGCATGCAGCGCTCGCAGAGCAAACTCAGCCTGTCCGCCTCCTTTGAGGCTCTGGCTGTCTACTTCCCCTGCATGAACTCATTCGATGAGGCCAGCGGAg aggaaggaaagaagaagaagccgGTGCGCCTGGCCATCCAGAGGAGCGTAGAGACGGGTTTGGCCATTGAGATGAAGAGCAGGATGACCAGGCAGCCCAGCAGAGAGGTGGCCGAGGAAGGAGAGAAACCCAAGCCTGGAAA TCTCATCTTCCCTGGTGTAAAGATCTCCACAGACAGCCAGTTCACAGAGTTTTTGGACGGTTTAGGCCCGGCCCAGCTTGCCGGCAGACAGACGCTGGCCACACCTCCAATGG GCGACATCCAGATCGGCATGGTGCACAGAAAGGAGCGGCTGGATGTGGAGGTGATCCGGGCCAGAGGACTGGTGGGCAAACCAGGAAACAAGCAGACGCCAG CACCCTATGTTAAAGTCTACTTACTGGACAACGGGAAATGCATCAACAAGAAGAAGACACGACTGGCGAGGAAAACGCTGGATCCTCTGtaccagcagcagctgcagtttGAGGAGAACCCTGAGGGAAAGGTTTTACAG ATAATCGTCTGGGGGGACTATGGCCGCATGGACCACAAATCCTTCATGGGCGCCGCCCAGATCCTTCTAGACGATTTAGAGCTCACCAACATGGTGATCGGCTGGTACAAGCTCTTTCCTCCCACCTCGTTGGTGGACCCTACTCTGGCCCCCCTGAGCAGCAAGCCTCCGGAGGGCGCCGTGGAGAGCTCCAAAGTTCGCTCGTAG